One Actinomycetota bacterium DNA segment encodes these proteins:
- a CDS encoding DUF1622 domain-containing protein — MEQQVKNIFHIISFALNIFAGLVIAISAIDSAIRYVGGFGRYLKDPVSTDEIRLRLGRSLSFALEFLVGADILRTLIAPSITEISLLGATVAIRVTLNFFLEREADHLLSARKLKA, encoded by the coding sequence GTGGAACAGCAAGTAAAAAATATATTTCATATTATTTCTTTCGCTCTAAATATCTTCGCGGGTTTGGTTATCGCCATTTCCGCTATTGATAGCGCCATCCGGTATGTCGGTGGCTTTGGAAGATACCTGAAGGATCCGGTTTCCACCGACGAAATCCGGTTACGTTTGGGCAGATCTCTTTCCTTTGCCTTGGAGTTTTTGGTAGGCGCGGACATTCTAAGGACCCTGATTGCTCCGTCCATAACGGAGATTTCGCTGCTTGGCGCCACTGTTGCCATCCGGGTTACCTTGAACTTCTTCCTCGAGCGAGAAGCGGACCACCTTCTCTCCGCCAGAAAACTCAAAGCCTAA